Part of the Natronobacterium gregoryi SP2 genome, CTTATCTCGTCGCGGACGGCGACACCGTCGTTGTCGCCGGCGCGGACGTTTGCGAGGATCATGACGGCGCTTGCGTCGTAACCGTGGGCGTTGAACACACCCGGACTCCGCCCGTACTCGTCTTCGTAGCTCTCGGTGAACGCGTCGACCTCGGGACCGGCGGCAGCGGGTGCGGTCCCTAGCACGTTGTCCATCGGATTGTCGGCACTCTCGGGGAGGTCGTCCTCGATTAGTCCGTCCGTGACGATGACTGGCAGATCGGGATCGAACCCCGCGTAGAAGTCCCGGAAGATCTGGATGCCGCTGACGGGGAACGCGATCACCAGCAGGAAGTCGGGATCGTCCGCGAGGACGCTCTCGAGGACGGAGGTGTACGACGGCTGCTCCGGCTCGAACGCCTCCGTGGCCGTGATCTCCCCGCCGAGTTCCTCGAACCGATTCTCGAACACCGTCGAGAGTGCGACTCCGTAGGCGTCGTTCAGGTGGAGCGACGCGCCTCGGTCCCAGCCTCGCTCCTCGTACGCGACTTCTGCGATGACGTCACCCTGTAGGGCGTCGCTCGGTGCCGTTCGGAAGACGAAGTCGTCGTCCACCAGATCGGTGATATCCGGACTCGTACTCGCGGGCGAACACATGACGACCTGGTTCGGGATCGCAACCTCTTCTGCGACCGGGATCGTCACGTCGGACGCTGCAGCACCGGTGAACATCGGATACCCGGCGTCCACGAGCGACTGTGCGGCGCTGATCCCTGCTTCGGACAGCGTCTGGGTGTCCTCGCGCTGAACGTCGACCGAAAACTCGCTTCCGACAGCCGCGAGCTCTCGAGCCGGAAGTTCGGCTCCGTCAGCGATCGGGGTCCCCAATTCGCCCAGGTCGCCCGATTCTGGTTGTACGATTCCCAGCAGTACCTCACGACCCTCCTGTTGTGCACCGATACGTCCCGTGAGCGATAGCGCACTCACACCACCGATTCCCGCCAGTACAGCGCGCCGGCTGGTTCGATCCATGGCAGCCGTGAAACGCCCGTTGTAAAAGCTTTCACACTTCGTTTTGGGAGTGATTCGGAGATTGTCGGCGAGCCGTCGTCGATAATAGCTCGTTGCCCCGTCCACGTGACGCGACAGCCGACTTCTCCCGGCCAAGAGTAGCGGCCGCGGGAACCGGGCCGAGACACGTGAGAGACTGCCCGCCGGCAGTTGGCGAACGCAACCGGTGGAACTAATGGCATATTGACGGCGGTCGAAATCACGCCACACCACACCACACCACACAAGACCACAAGCGTTCGGTCGCTCCGCTCTCGAACGCCGACCACGTGAACGTTCGCCAGGTCATCCCGAAAGACGCGATCCAAGCATCGACCAGCCGACTTTCGGCACAGCACACGCGGACGAGTCGACCGACGACGTGATCGTTCTCGAGTCGCCGCCGAAACGCGGACAGGACACGAGCGGTTGTCGACGAGTCCGTCTTTCGATACTGGCGTTCGGCCAGAACGGTCGCCAGACAAGCACACGCCGACAGTTCTCGAACTCGAGAGCACGTCCGTCCCGAGCAGACACGCGACGCCGCACAACGACTCGAGAAGTCACAGCCCGCATACAGTTCTCGATACCGCGAAGACGTAGCTGGAACGTGTACTGCCGACACAACGCCGTTCCGGTTCGAATTCGTTCGTTTGAACGGTTCTGAAACGTCGACAAACGAGAAAAAATAACGTCGACGACTATCCAACTATTAGAGACGAGAGTTCCCAGAGCCGGATACGTATGACAGACGACCGTTTCGAACTCCTCGCAACGACAGACCGCGAGACGATTCGGATAGTTGGACGACTCCATGATCGCGCACCGTCGCCTTCGATCCTCACAGCAGGACTGGCCGTCTCACTCGACGTCGACTTCGACAGTGCTGGCCGAACGGCCCACTCACGGCGAGAGCGGCGACGAGCGCTACATCGAAGACGTTACCGGGGAGGCGGGTGGTGAGTGACTATGGCACCCGCAACTGACGACCGACTTCCCTACCTCGGAGGGGCAATCGCTGGCATCGCTGCGTGGCTCCTCGGGTATGCGTCCACCTATCTGACCGTCGCGGGCGATATCCGAGACTCGCCGCTACATCAGTTCGTCGAAGCTTTCGACGGGCAGGCCGCAGCCTACGAAATGGTCGGCTGGGTGTTCTACAACACCCACCAGGTCGAGACGCTGTTCAGTGACGTGCCGCTCATCGGCAGCCACGCGATGACGTTCGTCGGCGGAGAAGACGGTTTCACCACCGTCCTGTACGCAGTTCCGGCCGGCCTCTTGCTCGTAGCCGGAATCGCGATCGCAGCCTACCGGCGGCCGGCGACGCCGACCGACGGTCTGCTAACCGGACTTACGGCAGTTCCCGGCTATCTCCTGGTGACCATCGCGGGGATTTTCCTCTTCGAGGTCACGGTCGGTGGAGCAACCGGCGCTCCCGACGCTCTCCCCGGCATCGTTCTCGCCGGCCTCGTCTACCCCGTCGTCTTCGCAGGCGCTGGCGGCGTCATCGGGACGCTCCTCGGCTAGCGGGGAAGAAGTGGCCGGGAACTCGAGCGAACGGGCACCCACAGGCGTCTTTTCCTGTTCGATCGTGTTCGAGTAACCGATATAAACAGTAATCGTGAATTATTAACCACGAACGTTTTACTGAACCAAACCTATTCCTCGCTCGAGCGTCTAGGAACGTCGATGACTGGTTCCAACGTCGAGTCCGACGCCGACGCGGAGGAAACGCTACGCGAGCGCGTCGAAAAGTGGCTCAGCCGGGAAATGCCGATCATCCAGATGCACGGCGGGACGAGCGCCGTTCGGAAGGTAGACCTCGAGAGTGGTGAGGTAGTGATCGAACTCGGCGGCGGGTGCAAGGGGTGTTCGGTTAGCGACGTAACGACGGGCAACATCGAGGCCGAACTCATCAAGTGGCCCGAAATCGACGAAGTGACAGTGCGGGTTCCGGACGCTCGCGACAGTCTCGGTGGGCCGGACCAGCCCGAATCGATCATGGGCGTCGACCGAACCGAGGGAGGCCGGGGCGACTGGGGATCATCGAACCCAGGAAAGGATCATCTTTGACACCCGCTTCGCGCAGGCGCGCCAGCGCGTTGTATGCTCAACGTTGACATGGCTGGTGAGTTTTGGGAACGACTATATGCTTTTACGGCGCAACTCCGGAACCATACACGATGACGACGTGTGGACGTCCACGACCGGGAGGTGAGGGCAATGGCTGACGAATTCGGCACGGCAGAAACCGACGCTGAGACCGACGGTGGCGTTCGTGCATACACCATCCGTCTCGAGCTCGTCGACGACCCCGGCGAGTTGCTTCGGGCGCTTACCCCGATCGCAGAGAACGGTGGCAATCTCTTGAGTATCCACCACGAGCGTGGCAACATCACACCCCGAGGGCACATCCCCGTCGAGGTCGATCTGGAGTGTCCGCCCGATCGGTTCGACGACGTCGTCGACGGACTTCGCGATGCCGGTGTCAACGTCATCCAGGCCGGTGCCGAACACTACGGCGAGGAGATCAGCATCGTCCTCGTCGGTCAACTCGTCAAAACCGGCCTCTCGGAGACACTCACCCGAATCGAAGACGAAACAGACGCCGCCGTTCTCGACCTCTCGCTTGCCACTCCTGACGGCACCAACGCCGTCTCGAGTGCACGGATTCGCCTTGCGATCGACTCCGGTCGATCAGAGAAGGCCCTGACCACGATTCGATCGATCGGTGCCGACACGGGACTCACTGTCGTCGAACCGCTGCTCGGGGGTGAAACCGCATGAAGCTCGCGATCCTCGGTGCCGGCGACGTCGGGCGCTCGGTCGCCGACCTCGCGGGCGAATACGGACACGATGTCGTCGCACTCGCAGACTCGACGACCGCGGCCGTCGACGCCAACGGCATCGCCGTCCGGGAAACGATCGACCGAAAGGTCAACGATGACACTCTCGGAACAGCCGATCCCGACGATATCTTCGAGACCGAATACGATGTCCTCGTCGAGGCCACTCCGACGACGCTCGGCGACGCCCAGCCCGGTTTCTCTCACGCAAAACGTACACTCACAGACGACCGACACGTCGTCCTCGCGAACAAAGGCCCCGTCGCCGAACGCTACGAGGAACTGCAGGGACTCGAAGCCGAGAGCGCGGGTTCGGTCCGATTCGAGGCCACAGTCGGCGGTGCCATCCCCGTGCTCTCGACGATCGAAGACGAGACACCACAGGCGGTAACGGCCATCAGGGGCGTACTCAATGGAACCGCGAACTTTATTCTCACGCGGATGGCCGCTGAAGGACTCGACTACGAACACGTCCTCGCAGAAGCCCAGGACCTTGGCGTCGCCGAGGCCGACCCGACGTTCGACGTCGACGGCACCGACGCCGCACTGAAGTTCGTCATCCTCGCAAACGTACTCGCCGACGGCGGCTTCTCGCTCTCCGACGCCACCGTCGACGGAATCGAAAACATCCCCGGCAGCGCGCTCGACCTCGCCGCCGAGGACGGACGAACGATCCGGCTGATCGGAGAGGCCACCCGCGACGGCGTCCGCGTCGGGCCACGACTAGTCCCCGAAAACAGCGCACTTGCCGTCACTGGCACGCGAAACATCGTCCAGATAGAAACACGACACGCGGGCTCGCTGCACTCGAGTGGTCGCGGTGCCGGCGGCCCAGAGACGGCAACTGCAGTTCTCTCCGACATCGGCCGGCTCCCACCCCTCGAGTAAGGGGACGCGTCCGGGACAACCCAGTGACCGTTGCTCGAGTGCGATCGGCTGGCGATGTCGTCCCCGCACACGGTCTGTGTGTACGAAACACAAACCGCAAGAGAGCGACGGGGTTAGGCGAATACGCTTTCGAAATGGTTTTAACCGCAACGAGCGAAAGAGACCGATATAAGCGCCTCTGCGCGTGAGCTACAACAATGAGCGAACAACACCAGAACCTGGCCATCATCGGTCACGTTGACCACGGGAAAAGTACGCTCGTGGGCCGACTCCTCTACGAGACGGGGAGCGTACCCGAGCACGTCATCGAACAGCACCGCGAGGAAGCCGAAGAGAAAGGCAAAGGCGGCTTCGAGTTCGCCTACGTCATGGACAACCTCGCCGAAGAGCGAGAGCGCGGTGTCACCATCGACATCGCCCACCAGGAGTTCTCCACCGACGAGTACGACTTTACCATCGTCGACTGTCCTGGTCACCGCGACTTCGTCAAGAACATGATCACTGGCGCGAGCCAGGCCGACAACGCCGTTCTCGTCGTCGCTGCTGACGACGGCGTCGCACCCCAGACACAGGAGCACGTCTTCCTGGCCCGGACCCTGGGTATCGACGAACTCATCATCGGCGTCAACAAGATGGACGTCGTCGACTACAAGGAGTCCACCTTCGACGAGGTCGTCGAGGAAGTCAACCAACTCCTCCAGCAGGTCCAGTTCAACACGGACGACGCCTCGTTCATCCCAATCTCGGCGTTCGAAGGCGACAACATCGCCGAAGCCTCCGACGAAACCGACTGGTACGACGGCGAGATCCTCCTCGAGGCTCTGAACGCCCTGCCGGAGCCGGAGCCACCGACGGACGCGTCGCTCCGACTCCCGATCCAGGACGTCTACACGATCTCCGGTATCGGTACCGTCCCCGTCGGACGTATCGAGACCGGTGTCATGAACACGGGCGACGACGTCGTCTTCCAGCCATCGGACGTCGGTGGCGAAGTGAAGACGATCGAGATGCACCACGAAGAAGTGCCGAAAGCCGAACCCGGCGACAACGTCGGATTCAACGTCCGCGGCATCGGCAAGGACGACATCCGCCGTGGTGACGTCTGTGGTCCGGCCGACGACCCGCCGAAGGTCGCCGAGACCTTCCAGGCCCAGATCGTCGTCATGCAACACCCCTCGGTCATCACCTCGGGGTACACGCCGGTCTTCCACGCCCACACGTCCCAGGTCGCGTGTACGATCGAATCCATCGACAAGAAGATGGACCCCTCGAGCGGCGAGGTCGCCGAGGAGAACCCCGACTTCATCCAGTCGGGCGACGCTGCAGTCGTGACGATCCGACCGCAGAAGCCCCTCAGCATCGAGCCGTCCAGCGAGATCCCCGAACTCGGGAGCTTCGCCATCCGCGACATGGGTCAGACCATCGCGGCCGGGAAGGTCCTCGACGTCAACGAGAAATAAATGCAGCAGGCACGCGTTCGACTCGCGGGCACGAGTCCAGACGACCTCGACGACATCTGCGACGACGTCCGCGAGATCGCGAACAACACCGGCGTCAACCTCAGCGGTCCGATTCCGCTGCCGACCAAGACCCTCGAGGTGCCGACCCGGAAGTCGCCTGACGGCGAGGGCACCGCGACGTGGGAGCACTGGGAGATGCGCGTCCACAAGCGCCTGATCGATCTGGACGCCGACGAACGCGCACTCCGACAGCTCATGCGCATTCAGGTGCCAAACGACGTTTCGATCGAGATCGTCCTCGAGGACTAGATCCGATCGCCGTTCGCCGACCCACTTCTCCGTTTCTACAACCGATAGCCACAGCCATCGCTGCTGTACTCCCTCCCTAGCAGAGAAGGCCACCGCTTTCTCCAAGGCAGCCTGCGTAGGCCGTGTAAACTTTTAGCTCTCGACACCTGAGTACGTGTATGTCAAGCGGGAAACGAAACCGTCCACGGACGCGATCACCGTCGGACGCGACCCCCAACTCGAGACCCGACCGCGGGGCTAACGCAACCGGAGACGAAACTCCCGGGTCCGGAAGTCCCCTCCTCGAGGTGCTCGCCGTTTTCTTCGTCGTCTACGTCCTGCAACAGGTCACGTCGCTACTAGGAGTGATGACTGGGCTGTTCGTCCTCTCGCCGCCGCTTGCGACGAACCCGTGGACGATCGTAACGAGCGTCTACGCCCACGGTGGACTCGGACATCTCGTCTCGAACAGTCTCGCACTGATCGTCTTCGGCTGGGCCGTCGCACGGGCGACGACCCGACTGCGATTTCACCTGTTTTTCGTGGGGGCTGGCGCACTCGCCGGAATCGCCCAGATCCTCGTCACTGGAGCAGCGGCAACACTACCACTGCTTTCCGTGACACCCACAGGCAGCGTCCTTGGTGCCAGTGGAGCCGTCTTCGCATTGCTCGGGTATCTCGTCGCCTCGAACCGACTCGCCGCCAGCTTTGCGTCGATCGTCGAGATTCCACGGTGGTTCACGATCCTCGTGTTCGTTGGTCTCGCAACTGCAGTCACCCTCGCAACTGCGGCACCGCATATCGCACTGATCGCACACTTTACCGGCTTCCTCCTCGGATTGATCGCAGGACGCGCTCGAGTGTTGCAGGTCGAATAGAAACCAGCCGATCGCTCCTACGAATTCAAAAACGAAAGTGAGCGTCGCGTGGTTGCCCCTCACGATCTGCCCACGAAACACAAGCTACAAATAGAAACGCCGGATTAGAAACGGGTGCGGGCTCGTAGATCAGTGGTAGATCGCTTCCTTCGCAAGGAAGAGGCCTCGGGTTCAAATCCCGACGAGTCCACTATTCTTCGCCGCGAGCAAACTCGCGAGCGGCGCAAATCGTTGCCGAAGTCTGGATTTGAACTCCTGTGAGTTGCAGCGCCGAACGGAGTGAGGCGACCGTCTCACAATGGGTTCAAATCCCGACGAGTCCATGATTCTTGCGCGACTCACAAATCCGTGAGTCACGCGACTCGTCGTCGAAACCAGGCCTACCGCCCTGTGATACGGATTGCTGTAACTGTTTACCGCCACTCACCAGAACGGGGTCGGCGCTCGGCGGTAAGTAACTACAGCAAACCGTATGAGTCACAACCCGTCCCGCAGACAAGAGCGAAAAGGGGCAACTCACAACGGGTTCGGATCTCGGTGAACCCGTGTTCAACAGCCCGTTGCCTTCTCGGCCACCGGATTCGCTGGCCCCTCCTTTCGCTGTCGTAGCGCCGGCAGATTCAAGCCACGTCTTTATATGGTTTCGATCGGCCAGTCGTCGTGGCGTAATAGTAGCAGTTCTGCAGCTACCGAATGGAACGTGTCCCGAAAGAAAAGCGAAGTGTGACGAACTGAAATTCCGAAACGAATCGGATTCAGTCAGTTAGTTCTGCCGGCGCAGCGCGAGCATAGCTGCAGCGAGCAGGGCAACGACGGCAACGGCAACACCGAAGCCGGGCGTCTCGTCGTCTACGGGTTCGTCTTCTGGGTCGTCTTCTGGGTCGTCTTCAGGCTCGTCTTTGGGCTCGTCTTCGGGCTCGTCAACAGGCTTCTTCTCGACGACGTTCAGGGTGCCACTGTCGGACTGGTCGCCGGCAGTGACGTCCCAGTCGATGTCAGCTTTCTCGGCAGTGTCGAAGTCGAAGCTCCCGCTCCACTCTTCGTCAGGCTCGAGCGTGACGCTTTCGTTCTTGACAGTCTCACCGTCGGTCGTGACGGTGACGGTGATGTCGTCGGCAGCACCGCCGTCGTTGCTGACGGTCACGTCGAGTGCAGCGTCGTCACCGACTTCGACTTCGCCGGGTGCGGTCGCGTGGAGGTTGATCACTGCTTCGTCGGCGTCGACGAGGACGGCGTCGATACTGTCCTCGAGGTCGTAGTCGCTGTCGTAGCTACTTTCGTCTTCGTGGGAAGCACCGAGTTCGAACTCGATGCCGGGATCGTACTCGCTGAAGTCGTAGGTCGCAGCGAAGGTGCCGTCCGCTTCGACGATGGCGTCAGCGCTTTCGGTGAAATTCCCGCCCGAACGGGCGTTGGTGCGGATCTCACTACCGGGTGCGGTAGTGGTCGTTCCACTCACTTCAGCGTCCGCGGCGTTTGGCACCTCTTCAGCGGAGTGATACCACTCGACGACTGGCTCGACGAGATCGAACTCGGTTTCAATCTCGATTTCGTCGTCTGCGTCGTCGACGTACGGGCTTTCCTCGGTGATCTCGTAGGTTAGGTCGTACCCACCCAGGTCGAATTCCTCGCCGATCTCGTCTTCGTCGTACTCGAGTTGGAGCACGAGGTCCCCGTCGTAGTGCTCGAGGTCGGTGTAGACAGCGCTGACGTTTATCTGTTCGATATCGTCGTCGTCACTTGCATCGGTTTCGTTGATCGTCCAGACCTGCGCACCGACGTTCGGACCGGGGTCCTGTTCGACGACGGTGATGTCGATGTGCTCTTCAGCGAGGTGGTCGCTGACCTGGTCACCTCCGCTTGCATCGGCGACAACACCGGAGAGGCCGAAGTCCTCGAGCGTCACGAGGAGTGCGTCGCCATCAGCGACGTCCGACTGTTCGGTAACGGTCGTCTCGTTGAACGCATCGTAGTCGTCGAGACTCGAGTCGATCGGTGCGACCGCGGTGGTTACGTCGGAGACCGGCGATCGTTCGTTGACGGAGAAGAACTCCGTGTCGGTTTCGGGTTCGACAACGGGGGTCGCGTACGATGCGCTATCGACGCTCTCGTCGTCGAAGCCGAGTCCGGCGAACATCGTGTAGTCGTGGTCGCCGAGTGCGCCGTCGATCTCCGTTGCGTTTGCGTACTGTTCTTCGAGGTCAATTTCGTCTTCGTAGTCGGGGTGGACACGCCACGACTCGCTTTCGTTGGGAGCGTTGGCGTTGAACTGGAGAACCGCCTCGTCGACGTTGTGGTCCTCCGCTTCGAACATTGCACTGGCCTGGAAGTACGTCTTGTCGTACTCGCTGATCTGGATATAGCCTTCTTCAGCGTGCGTGAGTTCGAGTTCGATGTCGATCACGTCACCGATTTCACCGGAAGATTGCTCGGCGAAATCGACGGACGAGTCGTCGTCGACGACGTCGATCGTGGCGTTGTCCCACGCGAACGAGTCAGTGATTTCGAACTCGAATTCGTACTCGTCGGCGTCGAAGTCCTCGAATTCGATGTCGAAGTCATCCTCGCTCTCGACGTCTATGAGCGTCAGGATGTCGTCATCGGTGTCGACTTCAGTCTCTTCGTAGTCGATGTACTCCTCGAGGTCTTCAGCGTCGACATCCTCGCTGATAACGTCGACGTGCTGGTAGTCACGCTCGCTATCGATATCGAGGGTGGCAGACTCGTCCTGTGGGATAGTGTTGACGTTGAATTCGGCACTAAGCTCTTCTTCAGCGGTCCAGAATTCTTTCTCGTCGAAGTGCGACTCATTAGCGCTGAAGTGATATCCTTCGCCAGTCTCGAGGTCTGACGTGTCGAATTCAGCGGTCCCGTCGGTAGCTTCCACCGACGTCACGAGTTCAGGATTGTCGAGTTCAACGGGTCCTTTGTAGAGAATGACGGAAGACACGCTGTCCCCGAATTCATCGTCCTTGAGTGTGAGTTCTTGTCCGATGTAGACGTTCTCGACGTCATTGCCGCTGGACCACGTTGGGCCACCGGCATCTGGGCCGTGCCCGACATCGGTCGGTTCGAAGACTTCGATCTCACCGTTGTAGGTGTCTGCTTGCTCCTCATCGACGGTAGCCGTGATGTTTAGGTCGTAGCTACCTTCTTCGACAGAGTCGAAGGAGACATTCTCGGTCTTGGTTTCGTTTCCGCCGACCATCTCGAATTCGAGGGTCTCATTGCTGTCACCGAACTCAACATCGGCCTCAACCCCGGTAATCTCCTCATCGCCCGTGTTCTCGAGGGTCACGTCGATGTCGACTTCATCGCCAGCTGCGACCTCGTCGTCGTACTCTGCGCTCTCAATTTCGATATAGTCTTCTGGGTCCTCGATCTGTTCGGAGACTTCGATCTCACCGTTGTAGGTGTCTGCTTGCTCCTCATCGACGGTAGCCGTGATGTCTAGGTCGTAGCTACCTTCTTCGACAGAGTCGAAGGAGACACTCCCGGTCTTGTTTTCGTCTCCGCCGACCGTCTCGAAGTCGATGGTCTCATTGCTGTCACCGAACTCAACATCGGCCTCGACCTCGGAAATCTCCTCATCGCCCGTGTTCTCGAGGGTCACGTCGATGTCGACTTCATCGCCAGCTACGACCTCGTCGTCGTACTCTGCGCTCTCAATTTCGATGTCCGATTCTCCGGGATCGTCTGCCACTGCCGTGCCCGCGAACGCGGCGGACATAGCAACGGCAGAGACGATCATAATCGCTGCTAGAAACAGCGATTTCGCCTTCGTCCGTGGAGGTTGGTCTGTCATGTTGTGTGAGTTAGCTTCGTTCGTCGATTCGCAGTCGATTCGCCGGGCGGCAACCGTTATCGTCGCATCCGTCGGCTCGTCTTCCAAGGCGACTCTGGCTCCGAGTAGGGGTGCCCGGTACGTTCACGTTTCCCGGAATAAAATTTTCGGTGAAAAGTCAGTAAACCTGTTATTATCAGATCGAAACGGACGATGGAGACAGTCAACCAGGCGTTTCGTCCCGGCAACCGGAGGCAGGCCATCACCGCGAGAACCCTCGAGTGGTGGCTCTGGATCGCCGGCACGGGAAACACGAGGCCTCCTCACGATGAACGTCGTGGCGCGGGCGACCGGCGACGGACGAAAGCAGCGAGGAGGCTCACGAGCGGTTTCGTTGGTCTGGGCGTCGGGAAGGTATCGAGGCGCAACCGCCGGTCGCCGACGGTTACGACCGGCAATCCGTACTGGAGTCCGTCTCGGGGCACTGGCCGAACCGTTCTGTCCGCCCAGCAGGTTACACTGCTTCCGTTCTCGGTTCGGCCGGCGATGCAGACTCTCGGACGATAATCTCGTCTGGGCTATCGACCTGAATCGCGTACTTCTTGTACGAAAATTCGATCGCAGGGACGACCCGACTCGAGTCGTCCGTTCGAAATATCGCATCGAGTGCCTCGGTGTCGATAGCGTCGTGGAGGGGCGGATGTAGTTCCTCGACGGTCGTCCCTTCGTGTTCTGCGACTGCCTGTGCGATTCTGAAGCTGACTGGCGGTTTGGATGTCATGCACGTCGCTGCCAGATTGTTGCCAATAAAGACCGCGGTCCTTTTACTGACGTGCGTCTGTCGACCGTCAGACAGTGGTAGCGTTCGAACGACGCGAGGCCTCGAGTGATAGGGTTTGTTGTCAGTCAGTTCCGGCGCGACCGCGAGTTTTCCTGTGGTTGCGCCGGGACATCGGGACAGCAGTCCGCATGAGAGCACGGCCGAGTCTGCCGGCGGTCGGGACAACCGAGGAGTGCCACACCGTGGCTCTCCGGGCGATGTCGGGAGCTGGCCTCATATCCGATGTTCGTCTGGAAAAGAAGGTCTCACTGCAGTGGTGTGTCAGAGGCACGCAGTGTCGTGAGACCAAGCTAGCTTTCTCAGTTCGTACTATTCATTGTTCTGGTCGAGAGTTGCGGTCGGTCCACGCGGACGCCGGCTGGTTGCAAGAACGAGACTGGACGCGAGAACGGCCAGACAGGGACTGTCGTAGCCGCATCGATGCGTTCCTGCTAACGGGTGTCGAGACGAGAACCACGGACTGTCAGGGACCACTCGTTCCGTGACAACGAGGAGTGGCAACTCTCGAGGCACGCGATCCGGGGCTCGTCACGGTGAAGAGAGTTCCGCGGCCCGTCGTGAGTCGGCTCGGTCGTCGCCATTGGCCGTGTGACGGTCGTGGGCGGACTCGAGGACCTCACGAGTAGCGGTCACTGACGGGCAGTTCGTCCTCGAGCACACGATAGACGCGCGGTTGGGGTGACGACGCGAGCGAGAGAGCGGACCGTGAACAGGGAGAAACGACCCGAAGTTGTGCAGGCGCTGTGCAACGAGTTCGGTTGATGCTGTAAGCACGGTGGCGGTCAGTGTGTCGTCTGGAGACTGCCACGAGGCCGGGAATCCGGAGAGGATCGATCGCGTGGTGGCGACGGGTTGGCGTTACTCGTCGGGACTCGGTGACTGGAGTCGTGAGAGATACGACGCCAGGTCGGTCGTCGTGACGATGCCGATTGCTCCTGCGTCTTCGTCGACGATCGGGACGTGTTTGAACCCGTGTTCGATCATCAGGTCTGCGACGTCACGGATACTGTCCTG contains:
- a CDS encoding BGTF surface domain-containing protein, which gives rise to MTDQPPRTKAKSLFLAAIMIVSAVAMSAAFAGTAVADDPGESDIEIESAEYDDEVVAGDEVDIDVTLENTGDEEISEVEADVEFGDSNETIDFETVGGDENKTGSVSFDSVEEGSYDLDITATVDEEQADTYNGEIEVSEQIEDPEDYIEIESAEYDDEVAAGDEVDIDVTLENTGDEEITGVEADVEFGDSNETLEFEMVGGNETKTENVSFDSVEEGSYDLNITATVDEEQADTYNGEIEVFEPTDVGHGPDAGGPTWSSGNDVENVYIGQELTLKDDEFGDSVSSVILYKGPVELDNPELVTSVEATDGTAEFDTSDLETGEGYHFSANESHFDEKEFWTAEEELSAEFNVNTIPQDESATLDIDSERDYQHVDVISEDVDAEDLEEYIDYEETEVDTDDDILTLIDVESEDDFDIEFEDFDADEYEFEFEITDSFAWDNATIDVVDDDSSVDFAEQSSGEIGDVIDIELELTHAEEGYIQISEYDKTYFQASAMFEAEDHNVDEAVLQFNANAPNESESWRVHPDYEDEIDLEEQYANATEIDGALGDHDYTMFAGLGFDDESVDSASYATPVVEPETDTEFFSVNERSPVSDVTTAVAPIDSSLDDYDAFNETTVTEQSDVADGDALLVTLEDFGLSGVVADASGGDQVSDHLAEEHIDITVVEQDPGPNVGAQVWTINETDASDDDDIEQINVSAVYTDLEHYDGDLVLQLEYDEDEIGEEFDLGGYDLTYEITEESPYVDDADDEIEIETEFDLVEPVVEWYHSAEEVPNAADAEVSGTTTTAPGSEIRTNARSGGNFTESADAIVEADGTFAATYDFSEYDPGIEFELGASHEDESSYDSDYDLEDSIDAVLVDADEAVINLHATAPGEVEVGDDAALDVTVSNDGGAADDITVTVTTDGETVKNESVTLEPDEEWSGSFDFDTAEKADIDWDVTAGDQSDSGTLNVVEKKPVDEPEDEPKDEPEDDPEDDPEDEPVDDETPGFGVAVAVVALLAAAMLALRRQN
- a CDS encoding HalOD1 output domain-containing protein — protein: MTSKPPVSFRIAQAVAEHEGTTVEELHPPLHDAIDTEALDAIFRTDDSSRVVPAIEFSYKKYAIQVDSPDEIIVRESASPAEPRTEAV